A stretch of the Gracilinanus agilis isolate LMUSP501 chromosome 4, AgileGrace, whole genome shotgun sequence genome encodes the following:
- the INKA2 gene encoding PAK4-inhibitor INKA2 has product MESKDMDSYLRRLKQELVSMKEVGDGLHDQMNCMMGALQELKLLQVQTALEQLEISGGDGLGPAPSFLQGSRSPPEPCRWAGSRGSARPRASSPCGPPGCGSATNLSSQGTHTGRNLVPPPRTWEPESQGFIQRRVERAEPDDWTSTLMSRGRNRQPLVLGDNIFADLVGNWLDLPELEKKGGEKGEVSGAGGVPGPGSRPRDPGRRFTLTANIFRKFLRSVRPDRDRLLKEKPGWMTPTASEPSTGRSKKVKKRGLSKGAGYFPFHTTGGNGQGERPSSSCPKALEPPASGFDINTAVWV; this is encoded by the coding sequence GTGTCCATgaaagaggtgggagatggacTCCACGATCAGATGAACTGTATGATGGGAGCCTTACAAGAGCTCAAACTCCTTCAGGTACAGACGGCTCTGGAGCAGCTGGAGATCTCGGGGGGCGATGGTCTGGGCCCTGCCCCCAGCTTCCttcagggctccagaagcccccCAGAACCTTGCAGGTGGGCAGGCAGCCGGGGCTCAGCCAGGCCCAGAGCCAGCTCTCCCTGTGGTCCTCCTGGCTGTGGCAGCGCCACCAACCTCTCCTCCCAGGGGACTCACACTGGCAGGAACCTCGTGCCCCCTCCTAGGACTTGGGAGCCAGAGAGCCAAGGCTTCATTCAGCGGAGGGTAGAGCGGGCCGAGCCGGACGACTGGACCTCCACTCTGATGTCACGAGGCCGCAACCGGCAACCCTTGGTCTTGGGGGACAACATCTTCGCAGATCTGGTGGGCAACTGGTTGGACTTACCAGAACTAGAGAAGAAGggtggggagaaaggggaagTTAGTGGGGCGGGTGGGGTGCCAGGGCCTGGAAGCCGGCCCCGGGATCCAGGCCGAAGGTTCACCCTGACTGCCAACATCTTCAGGAAATTCCTGCGTAGCGTGCGACCGGATAGAGACCGCCTGCTCAAGGAGAAGCCAGGCTGGATGACCCCCACGGCCAGCGAGCCCTCCACTGGACGCTCCAAGAAAGTTAAGAAGCGGGGCCTCTCCAAGGGAGCTGGCTACTTCCCCTTCCACACCACTGGGGGCAATGGACAGGGAGAGAGGCCGTCTTCGAGCTGCCCCAAGGCCCTGGAGCCCCCAGCCTCCGGCTTTGACATCAACACTGCTGTGTGGGTCTGA